One stretch of Micromonospora echinospora DNA includes these proteins:
- a CDS encoding ATP-binding protein encodes MVTRIRCEVRDESPITVVRLAGALDLATMRAVHEVLDGCLAAQPDALVVDLEEIEVGEPLALSVFAAAARRAADWPAVPMVLAAPPAETAAWLAETTACRVVPVRRDCAEAAALAGEDSAPRLRARLEPVAGACRRAREMVTEACGRWNVPELAGPASLVLSELVGNVVRHAGTPMQVTLTLRRPYLRVAVMDGSPADARAASSRDPREEGGRGLMLVRELTQRWGSTPVGAGKVVWAMLPAN; translated from the coding sequence ATGGTGACCCGGATCAGGTGCGAGGTCCGCGACGAGTCGCCGATCACTGTCGTACGGCTGGCCGGCGCGCTCGACCTGGCCACGATGCGCGCGGTGCACGAGGTGCTGGACGGGTGCCTCGCCGCGCAGCCGGACGCCCTGGTGGTCGACCTGGAGGAGATCGAGGTCGGCGAGCCGCTGGCGCTGTCCGTCTTCGCCGCCGCGGCGCGCCGGGCGGCCGACTGGCCGGCGGTGCCGATGGTGCTGGCCGCGCCACCGGCCGAGACGGCGGCCTGGCTGGCGGAGACCACCGCCTGCCGGGTGGTGCCGGTACGGCGGGACTGCGCCGAGGCGGCGGCGCTGGCCGGCGAGGACTCGGCGCCCCGGCTGCGGGCCCGGCTGGAGCCGGTGGCCGGCGCCTGCCGGCGGGCCCGGGAGATGGTCACCGAGGCGTGCGGCAGGTGGAACGTGCCGGAGCTGGCCGGCCCGGCCTCGCTGGTGCTCAGCGAGCTGGTCGGCAACGTGGTGCGGCACGCCGGCACCCCGATGCAGGTGACGCTGACGCTGCGCCGGCCGTACCTGCGGGTGGCGGTGATGGACGGCAGCCCGGCCGACGCCCGCGCCGCGAGCAGCCGCGACCCGCGCGAGGAGGGGGGCCGCGGGCTGATGCTGGTGCGGGAGCTGACCCAGCGCTGGGGCAGCACTCCGGTCGGCGCCGGCAAGGTCGTCTGGGCCATGCTCCCAGCTAATTGA
- a CDS encoding SigB/SigF/SigG family RNA polymerase sigma factor: MFGQTTTPRPTPPTTDRGLEDLDAAALAYAARIEGLPPERRQEARDDLVRFALPFAGRLARRYRGRGEPLEDLEQVARLGLVNAVDRYDPERGSFTAYAAITIVGEIKRHFRDRTWGVHVPRRLRDLILEVGQATATLTSELSRAPTVAELSARLETPEEEILAALESAAGYSPASLNAPVGGESSAEFGDLVGESDHALESVDDRVTVSGLLHRLPWRERRILAMRFYGNQTQAEIAARFGISQMHVSRLLSRALTWLRQAMLAEAPPPWQNGAAEAEPAKARISVKQNGDRVVVEVGGEVDRAGADQLRRAVLKAVTGQPREVVVDLVGAGGFDAGGIAALMAGRDAAARTGVPLRLTRVQPAVRRSLTAAGLPAAD; encoded by the coding sequence ATCGAGGGACTGCCACCGGAACGGCGGCAGGAGGCGCGGGACGACCTGGTCCGGTTCGCGTTGCCGTTCGCCGGCCGGCTGGCCCGGCGCTACCGGGGACGCGGCGAACCGCTGGAGGACCTGGAGCAGGTGGCCCGTCTCGGGCTGGTCAACGCCGTCGACAGGTACGACCCGGAACGGGGCTCGTTCACCGCGTACGCGGCGATCACCATCGTCGGCGAGATCAAACGGCACTTCCGCGACCGCACCTGGGGCGTGCACGTGCCGCGCCGGCTGCGGGACCTGATCCTGGAGGTCGGGCAGGCGACGGCGACGCTCACCAGCGAGCTGTCCCGCGCCCCCACGGTGGCGGAGCTGTCCGCCCGGCTGGAGACGCCGGAGGAGGAGATCCTGGCCGCGCTGGAGTCGGCCGCCGGCTACAGCCCGGCGTCGCTCAACGCGCCGGTCGGCGGGGAGAGCTCGGCCGAGTTCGGTGACCTGGTCGGCGAGTCCGACCACGCGCTGGAGTCGGTGGACGACCGGGTTACGGTGAGCGGCCTGCTGCACCGGCTGCCCTGGCGGGAGCGCCGCATCCTGGCGATGCGCTTCTACGGCAACCAGACCCAGGCGGAGATCGCCGCCCGGTTCGGCATCTCGCAGATGCACGTGTCCCGGCTGCTGTCGCGGGCGCTGACCTGGCTGCGCCAGGCGATGCTGGCCGAAGCGCCGCCGCCCTGGCAGAACGGCGCCGCCGAGGCCGAGCCGGCGAAGGCCCGCATCTCGGTGAAACAGAACGGCGACCGGGTGGTCGTCGAGGTCGGCGGCGAGGTCGACCGGGCCGGCGCGGACCAGCTGCGCCGGGCCGTGCTCAAGGCGGTCACCGGGCAGCCTCGCGAGGTGGTGGTGGACCTGGTGGGGGCGGGTGGCTTCGACGCCGGCGGGATCGCCGCGCTGATGGCCGGGCGGGACGCCGCCGCGCGTACCGGGGTGCCGCTGCGGCTGACCCGGGTGCAGCCGGCGGTGCGCCGCTCGCTGACCGCTGCCGGACTGCCGGCCGCCGACTGA
- the ctaD gene encoding cytochrome c oxidase subunit I encodes MPKRVVTEPARDRGPAILAPARFGGFPGPVREAVKGNALWRLLRTTDAKQIGLLYLITSFAYFIVGGILALVIRVELARPGMQVVSPEQYNQMFTMHGTVMLLLFATPLFFGFANYLVPLQIGAADVAFPRLNAFAYWLYFLGALMVVGGFATPAGAADFGWTAYTPLSTAQHSPGVGANLWVVGLAVSGLGTILGAVNLITTIVTLRAPGMTMFRMPIFTWNALLTSVLVIFVFPLLAAALLALASDRLLHSHVYDATTGGPMLWQHLFWFFGHPEVYIIALPFFGIITEIIPVFSRKPIFGYTGLVLATIAITVLSMTVWAHHMFATGQVLLPFFSILSFLIAVPTGVKFFNWIGTMWKGQITFETPMLFAVGFLVTFLLGGLTGVLLASPPLDFHVTDSYFVVAHFHYVMFGTIVFAAFGGLYFWFPKMTGRLLDERLGKMHFWTMFIGFHATFLVQHWLGNEGMPRRYADYLPGDGFTTLNTISSIGSFVLGASTLFVIWNIWKSWRYGALVTVDDPWGFGNSLEWATTCPPPLRNFDRMPRIRSERPAFDLKYGPLVSDLGRDLPQRTTKPPQTFREELHHEHHAPESPSAGGAYGAPEAVDYQPAPQSGARPVEVPAPEEVRRPSFEETDEPEDSALNAERDEQPNERWRHPRGHGDTPEN; translated from the coding sequence ATGCCCAAGCGGGTAGTCACGGAACCGGCACGAGACCGGGGGCCCGCGATCCTCGCGCCGGCCCGGTTCGGGGGATTCCCCGGGCCCGTACGGGAAGCGGTGAAGGGCAACGCGCTGTGGCGGTTGCTGCGCACCACCGACGCCAAGCAGATCGGCCTGCTCTATCTGATCACGTCGTTCGCGTACTTCATCGTCGGCGGGATCCTGGCGCTGGTCATCCGGGTGGAGCTGGCCCGGCCGGGGATGCAGGTGGTCTCCCCGGAGCAGTACAACCAGATGTTCACCATGCACGGCACGGTGATGCTGCTGCTGTTCGCGACCCCGCTGTTCTTCGGGTTCGCCAACTACCTGGTGCCACTGCAGATCGGCGCCGCCGACGTGGCGTTCCCCCGCCTCAACGCGTTCGCGTACTGGCTCTACTTCCTGGGCGCCCTGATGGTCGTGGGCGGATTCGCCACCCCGGCCGGCGCGGCGGACTTCGGCTGGACCGCGTACACGCCGTTGAGCACCGCGCAGCACTCCCCCGGCGTCGGCGCGAACCTGTGGGTGGTCGGCCTGGCCGTGTCCGGCCTGGGCACGATCCTCGGCGCGGTCAACCTGATCACCACGATCGTGACGCTGCGCGCGCCCGGCATGACGATGTTCCGGATGCCGATCTTCACCTGGAACGCGCTGCTCACCAGCGTCCTGGTGATCTTCGTGTTCCCGCTGCTGGCCGCCGCGCTGCTGGCGCTGGCCTCGGACCGGCTGCTGCACTCGCACGTGTACGACGCGACGACCGGCGGGCCGATGCTCTGGCAGCACCTGTTCTGGTTCTTCGGTCACCCCGAGGTGTACATCATCGCGCTGCCGTTCTTCGGCATCATCACCGAGATCATCCCGGTGTTCTCCCGCAAGCCGATCTTCGGCTACACCGGCCTGGTGCTGGCCACCATCGCCATCACCGTGCTGTCGATGACGGTCTGGGCGCACCACATGTTCGCCACCGGGCAGGTGCTGCTGCCGTTCTTCAGCATCCTGAGCTTCTTGATCGCGGTGCCCACCGGGGTGAAGTTCTTCAACTGGATCGGCACCATGTGGAAGGGCCAGATCACGTTCGAGACGCCGATGCTGTTCGCCGTCGGCTTCCTGGTGACGTTCCTGCTCGGCGGTCTGACCGGGGTGCTGCTGGCCAGCCCGCCGCTGGACTTCCACGTCACCGACAGCTACTTCGTGGTGGCGCACTTCCACTACGTGATGTTCGGGACCATCGTGTTCGCCGCGTTCGGCGGGCTCTACTTCTGGTTCCCGAAGATGACCGGGCGGCTGCTCGACGAGCGGCTGGGCAAGATGCACTTCTGGACCATGTTCATCGGCTTCCACGCCACGTTCCTGGTGCAGCACTGGCTGGGCAACGAGGGCATGCCGCGCCGGTACGCCGACTACCTGCCCGGCGACGGCTTCACCACGCTGAACACGATCTCCAGCATCGGCTCGTTCGTGCTCGGCGCGTCCACCCTGTTCGTGATCTGGAACATCTGGAAGTCGTGGCGGTACGGCGCGCTGGTCACCGTGGACGACCCGTGGGGCTTCGGCAACTCGCTGGAGTGGGCCACCACGTGCCCGCCGCCGCTGCGCAACTTCGACCGGATGCCGCGCATCCGCTCCGAGCGCCCGGCGTTCGACCTCAAGTACGGTCCGCTCGTCTCCGACCTGGGCCGGGACCTGCCGCAGCGCACCACGAAGCCGCCGCAGACGTTCCGGGAGGAGTTGCACCACGAGCACCACGCGCCGGAGTCGCCGTCGGCCGGCGGCGCGTACGGCGCGCCCGAGGCGGTGGACTACCAGCCCGCGCCGCAGTCCGGCGCCCGGCCGGTGGAGGTGCCGGCGCCGGAGGAGGTGCGCCGGCCCAGCTTCGAGGAGACCGACGAGCCGGAGGACAGCGCCCTCAACGCCGAGCGCGACGAGCAGCCCAACGAAAGGTGGCGGCACCCGCGCGGGCACGGGGACACCCCGGAGAACTGA